Proteins encoded within one genomic window of Acidobacteriota bacterium:
- a CDS encoding molybdopterin-dependent oxidoreductase gives MPVGRGPHPRRRRETLTLDRRGFLGVFGAGILGTTLYGCAGRQRLLEVADPASESVSPAAVRQVASICGNCVNKCGFIARVEGERVVKLEPNPHFPKSRNMLCAKGNAGVKVVHDPDRLKHPLIRTGPRGSGQWRKAGWDEALDFTARRMMEIKEKYGPHGMLFSSTEGFQERFFRTFGAAWGSPNVVRHPSLCLASGNVAFFATFGTVPEYDLEHCEYVIVSGANRAEAFITPDTIDMMTRARRGQMRLVYLDPRFSVTAARAGTWLPIRPGTDMAFYLAMLHVLIDEKLYDAAFVAAYTHGFDELVEHVKPFTPAWAERETEIPAGEIRRITREFAAAAPRAVVYRGRRSSWYGNDTHMRQAMALVNALVGNWDREGGVVPKESIALGKPEIPELPWPDEERVDGIEERHPLARIEDGVYVDLREQVLAGQPYPVKGWMIYKQNPLHALPDRARTRKMLEQMEFVAVIDIVPSDTAWMADVILPESTYLERTDPVEGFHQPYAFLAWRRQVVRPRFATRSCLEIMQGLAGRLGIEKYFDYDIDEYVSIQLAKPGLSREVFDETGVWSDRSARSYGKTLSPDYRFRTPSGKIELANERFRRRGYAPLPVYVPPAQPPEGHFRLLPAKQSYFTHAANQNNLWLHELCPENALWINAKVAGRRGIAEGDEVLVKSSVGQVRVKAHVTEGIREDCVHLPHGFGQRSAGLHQAVGKGASDQDLIASATDAITGNAALHETFVTVEKA, from the coding sequence ATGCCTGTCGGAAGGGGGCCCCATCCCCGGCGGCGCCGGGAGACGTTGACGCTGGATCGGCGGGGTTTCCTGGGCGTCTTCGGCGCCGGGATTCTCGGGACCACGCTCTACGGCTGCGCCGGGCGTCAGCGGCTGCTCGAAGTCGCCGATCCGGCGTCGGAGAGCGTCTCTCCGGCCGCGGTTCGGCAGGTGGCCAGCATCTGCGGCAATTGTGTCAACAAGTGCGGCTTCATCGCGCGGGTCGAGGGAGAGCGCGTCGTCAAGCTCGAGCCGAATCCGCACTTCCCGAAGTCGCGCAACATGCTCTGCGCCAAGGGGAATGCCGGGGTGAAGGTGGTCCACGATCCGGACCGGCTCAAGCATCCGTTGATCCGCACCGGGCCGCGGGGTTCGGGCCAGTGGCGCAAGGCCGGGTGGGACGAGGCGCTGGATTTCACCGCCCGGAGGATGATGGAGATCAAGGAGAAGTATGGTCCCCACGGGATGCTCTTCAGTTCCACCGAGGGCTTCCAGGAACGCTTCTTCCGCACCTTCGGCGCGGCCTGGGGTTCGCCGAACGTGGTCCGGCATCCGAGTCTCTGCCTGGCCTCGGGCAACGTGGCCTTTTTCGCCACCTTCGGCACGGTTCCCGAGTACGACCTCGAGCACTGCGAGTATGTGATCGTCTCGGGGGCCAATCGGGCCGAGGCCTTCATCACTCCCGACACCATCGACATGATGACTCGAGCGCGCCGGGGCCAGATGCGACTGGTCTACCTCGACCCCCGGTTCAGCGTGACCGCGGCCCGGGCCGGCACATGGCTGCCGATCCGGCCCGGCACCGACATGGCTTTCTACCTGGCCATGCTGCACGTGCTGATCGACGAGAAGCTCTACGACGCGGCATTCGTCGCGGCCTACACCCACGGTTTCGACGAGCTGGTGGAGCATGTCAAGCCCTTCACGCCTGCATGGGCGGAGCGGGAAACCGAGATTCCCGCGGGTGAGATTCGCCGCATCACGCGGGAATTCGCCGCCGCGGCGCCGCGGGCCGTGGTCTATCGAGGTCGTCGCTCCTCGTGGTACGGCAACGATACCCACATGCGCCAGGCGATGGCGCTGGTCAATGCCCTGGTCGGCAACTGGGACCGTGAGGGCGGCGTGGTGCCCAAGGAGTCCATCGCGCTGGGCAAGCCCGAAATCCCCGAGTTGCCCTGGCCCGACGAGGAGCGGGTCGACGGTATCGAAGAGCGACACCCCCTGGCCCGAATCGAGGACGGTGTCTACGTGGATTTGCGCGAGCAGGTGCTCGCCGGCCAGCCCTACCCGGTCAAGGGGTGGATGATCTACAAGCAGAACCCGCTGCATGCGCTGCCGGATCGGGCCAGGACCCGCAAGATGCTCGAGCAGATGGAATTCGTGGCGGTGATCGACATCGTGCCCAGCGACACGGCCTGGATGGCCGACGTGATCCTGCCCGAGTCGACCTATCTCGAACGTACCGATCCCGTCGAGGGCTTTCACCAGCCCTATGCCTTCCTGGCCTGGCGCCGGCAGGTGGTCCGGCCCCGGTTCGCGACCCGCTCCTGCCTCGAAATCATGCAAGGCCTGGCGGGAAGGCTGGGCATCGAGAAGTACTTCGACTACGACATCGACGAGTACGTCTCGATCCAGCTCGCCAAGCCGGGGCTGAGTCGGGAGGTCTTCGACGAGACGGGCGTCTGGAGCGACCGCAGCGCGAGAAGTTACGGCAAGACCCTGTCCCCGGACTATCGCTTCCGCACGCCGAGCGGGAAGATCGAGCTGGCCAACGAGCGTTTCCGCCGCCGGGGCTACGCCCCCCTGCCGGTCTACGTTCCGCCGGCACAGCCACCGGAGGGGCATTTCCGGCTCCTCCCGGCCAAGCAGTCCTACTTCACCCACGCGGCGAACCAGAACAACCTCTGGCTCCACGAGCTGTGTCCGGAAAACGCCTTGTGGATCAACGCGAAGGTGGCCGGACGTCGGGGTATCGCCGAGGGCGACGAGGTGCTGGTCAAGAGTTCCGTCGGCCAGGTGCGGGTCAAGGCCCACGTGACCGAGGGGATTCGTGAAGACTGCGTCCACCTGCCCCATGGTTTCGGTCAGCGTTCTGCCGGTTTGCACCAGGCCGTGGGGAAGGGAGCCTCGGATCAGGACCTGATCGCCTCGGCCACCGATGCGATCACGGGGAACGCGGCGCTGCACGAGACTTTCGTCACCGTCGAGAAGGCCTGA
- a CDS encoding molecular chaperone TorD family protein, producing the protein MNDRTAAELPPDLEFDLRIRIWVYENVGPLFHELPEPTDDDAESPGERYRQSKFDRRMTAYSGTLEAVESLLELFPIRDLTKARNEQVRLFVNTRKGVPAPPYASWYIDGKLLGPSTEWVQERYREQGLDASGADEPVDFITTEFEFMEHLCRHELAARQTQDRQALQQVLDAQGHFVGEHLARWLPLFARAIRKGEPIPLFARLARILEVFAEEEAARSFSP; encoded by the coding sequence ATGAACGATCGAACGGCGGCGGAGCTGCCGCCGGACCTGGAATTCGACCTGAGGATCCGCATCTGGGTCTACGAAAACGTGGGTCCCCTCTTCCACGAGCTTCCCGAACCGACGGACGACGACGCGGAGAGCCCCGGGGAGCGCTATCGCCAGTCCAAGTTCGATCGCCGGATGACGGCCTACTCCGGGACCCTCGAGGCGGTCGAGAGCCTGCTCGAACTGTTTCCGATCCGCGACCTGACCAAGGCCCGCAACGAACAGGTTCGACTGTTCGTCAACACCCGCAAGGGTGTACCGGCCCCGCCCTACGCTTCGTGGTACATCGACGGCAAGCTGCTCGGCCCCTCGACGGAATGGGTCCAGGAGCGCTACAGGGAGCAGGGCCTCGACGCCTCCGGCGCGGACGAGCCCGTGGACTTCATCACCACCGAGTTCGAGTTCATGGAGCACCTCTGCCGTCACGAGCTGGCCGCCCGTCAAACCCAGGACCGCCAGGCCCTCCAGCAGGTCCTGGACGCCCAGGGCCACTTCGTCGGGGAGCATCTCGCCCGCTGGCTGCCCCTCTTCGCCCGGGCGATCCGCAAGGGGGAGCCGATTCCACTCTTCGCCCGCCTGGCACGCATTCTCGAGGTCTTCGCCGAAGAAGAAGCCGCCCGTTCCTTCTCTCCCTGA
- a CDS encoding sigma 54-interacting transcriptional regulator has translation MENLLLSADLILRHISDGLVLVDLDGKILYANEAFGQMVGRSRQALPGLRLADLFPRSEVRQVTPRNLLPLGDEPVAHFNVGLSRPDGGQGSYCFTACPVRDDQGRLVALLENFRGMDRLRDVILGLREVNAAVESERRRTEQIVNSIGDGIFTVDEERNILSFSRKMEEITGIPREAAVGRPCREVLRGTKCESDCPLTWSIEHGRVVDGCREVLRVGGRDLPVAITTAFLLDDEGGRVGLTGVVSDRSEVERLHRELEERYSFRKIIGRSRAMQELFQVVEAVSGTDATVLISGESGTGKELVARAIHYGSSRRQAPFVVINCAALSETLLESELFGHVQGAFTGAVRDKVGRFEMAEGGTVFLDEIGDTSPAMQAKLLRVLQEKTFERVGDARTRKADVRVLAATHRDLRERVAAGCFREDLYYRLAVVPIRVPPLRERRDDIPLLVDHFIAKYAPRYLGERSRAFRGISNRALAMLLEYPWPGNVRELEHAIEYALISAREDRIERAFLPAVIRGVGGPRRAGGGVASGPGNGAAALVEALERNRWNVGRTARELGISRTTLWRRMKRYGVRRYDPGCEM, from the coding sequence GTGGAAAACCTGCTCCTTTCCGCGGATCTGATTCTGCGCCATATCAGCGATGGCCTGGTTCTCGTCGACCTCGACGGCAAGATTCTCTACGCCAACGAGGCCTTCGGGCAAATGGTCGGCCGAAGCCGGCAGGCGTTGCCCGGGCTTCGCCTGGCCGACCTGTTTCCCCGGAGCGAGGTCCGGCAGGTGACTCCCCGGAATCTCCTGCCCCTGGGCGACGAGCCCGTCGCGCACTTCAACGTGGGCCTCTCCCGGCCCGACGGTGGCCAGGGCTCGTATTGCTTTACCGCCTGCCCGGTGCGGGACGACCAGGGCCGGCTGGTGGCTCTGCTCGAGAATTTCCGCGGCATGGACCGCTTGCGCGACGTGATCCTGGGCCTGCGAGAGGTCAACGCCGCCGTCGAATCCGAGCGCAGGCGGACCGAGCAGATCGTCAACTCCATCGGCGACGGGATCTTTACCGTCGACGAAGAGCGCAACATTCTCTCCTTCTCGCGCAAGATGGAAGAGATCACGGGCATTCCGCGGGAGGCCGCCGTGGGCCGGCCCTGCCGGGAAGTTCTGCGTGGCACCAAGTGCGAGAGCGACTGTCCCCTGACCTGGTCGATCGAGCACGGCCGGGTGGTCGATGGCTGCCGGGAGGTGTTGCGGGTCGGTGGACGCGATCTTCCGGTGGCGATCACCACGGCCTTTCTTCTCGACGACGAGGGGGGGCGGGTCGGCCTGACCGGTGTCGTCAGCGATCGCAGCGAAGTGGAGCGTTTGCACCGCGAACTGGAAGAACGCTATTCGTTCCGCAAGATCATCGGGCGCTCGCGGGCGATGCAGGAACTCTTCCAGGTGGTGGAGGCCGTCTCCGGGACGGATGCCACCGTGCTGATCAGCGGAGAGTCGGGCACGGGCAAGGAACTGGTGGCCCGGGCCATTCACTACGGTTCCTCCCGGCGCCAGGCCCCCTTCGTGGTGATCAACTGTGCGGCGCTCAGCGAGACCCTGCTCGAGAGCGAACTCTTCGGTCATGTGCAGGGCGCCTTCACGGGGGCGGTGCGGGACAAGGTCGGTCGCTTCGAGATGGCGGAAGGGGGGACGGTCTTCCTCGATGAGATCGGCGACACCTCGCCGGCCATGCAGGCCAAGCTTTTGCGGGTCCTCCAGGAGAAGACCTTCGAGCGGGTTGGTGACGCCCGCACCCGGAAGGCGGATGTGCGGGTTCTGGCGGCGACTCACCGGGATCTGCGGGAACGGGTCGCCGCCGGGTGCTTCCGGGAAGATCTCTACTACCGGCTGGCCGTGGTGCCGATCCGGGTCCCGCCGCTCCGGGAGCGGCGGGACGATATTCCCCTGCTGGTCGATCACTTCATCGCGAAGTACGCCCCGCGTTACCTGGGTGAACGCTCCCGGGCGTTTCGCGGCATCTCGAACCGTGCGCTGGCGATGCTGCTGGAGTATCCCTGGCCGGGGAACGTGCGTGAACTCGAGCACGCTATCGAATACGCGTTGATCTCCGCTCGGGAGGATCGTATCGAGCGGGCCTTTCTGCCCGCCGTGATCCGCGGCGTCGGTGGTCCTCGAAGAGCGGGGGGCGGGGTGGCCTCGGGCCCGGGGAACGGCGCGGCGGCCCTGGTGGAGGCTCTCGAGCGCAATCGGTGGAACGTGGGCCGCACCGCTCGTGAACTGGGCATTTCCCGCACCACCCTGTGGCGCCGGATGAAGCGCTACGGGGTCCGGCGTTACGACCCGGGCTGTGAAATGTGA
- a CDS encoding MotA/TolQ/ExbB proton channel family protein: MLSAFPLAQAGPSVLDLVLDAGIVAKFVLLLLLAASIASWGIIVARARVFRAAARETRSFLGRFHGGARLAELRDLAEKWPHSPVVALFKAAFHEVSQLSLESPQGGGRVLDEEAIADVERMIARTAAANTRDMERSLTFLATTASTAPFVGLFGTVWGIMSSFQSIGMTGAASLETYAPGIAEALIATAAGLVAAVPAAVAYNYFLRQVRVLGIEMEEFQYDFTHLLQKRRRRVG; the protein is encoded by the coding sequence GTGCTGAGTGCATTTCCCCTCGCCCAGGCGGGTCCCAGTGTGCTCGACCTGGTACTCGACGCGGGCATCGTGGCCAAGTTCGTCCTGCTGCTGCTGCTGGCGGCCTCGATCGCCAGTTGGGGCATCATCGTCGCCCGGGCGCGGGTCTTCCGGGCCGCAGCCCGCGAAACCCGTTCCTTCCTCGGCCGCTTCCACGGCGGCGCGCGCCTGGCGGAGTTGCGGGACCTCGCGGAGAAGTGGCCCCATTCCCCCGTCGTGGCCCTGTTCAAGGCCGCCTTCCACGAAGTCAGCCAGCTCTCCCTCGAGTCTCCCCAGGGGGGCGGCAGGGTCCTCGACGAAGAAGCCATCGCCGACGTGGAGCGCATGATCGCCCGCACGGCCGCGGCCAACACTCGCGACATGGAGCGTTCACTGACCTTCCTGGCCACCACCGCGAGCACCGCCCCGTTCGTCGGCCTGTTCGGCACGGTGTGGGGCATCATGAGTTCGTTCCAGAGTATCGGCATGACCGGGGCGGCGAGTCTCGAAACCTACGCTCCAGGCATCGCCGAGGCCCTGATCGCCACCGCCGCGGGACTGGTCGCCGCCGTCCCCGCCGCCGTGGCCTACAACTACTTTCTCCGCCAGGTCCGCGTACTCGGCATCGAGATGGAGGAGTTCCAGTACGACTTCACCCATCTGCTGCAGAAGCGGCGGCGGCGGGTGGGCTGA
- a CDS encoding cytochrome c: protein MKTKPFVVGVLFLASLALATTTAWAGKRPNPYRGKSVYKATCKLCHVEGGEAKNLAPLSKTQAQWERFFKNSKKIGACVERVEQKSGTKLSEEDLRNMSFFLVSHAADSDQPETCGE from the coding sequence ATGAAGACCAAGCCCTTTGTCGTGGGAGTCCTTTTCCTGGCCTCCCTCGCCCTGGCGACCACCACTGCCTGGGCCGGCAAGCGCCCCAATCCCTATCGCGGCAAATCGGTCTACAAGGCCACCTGCAAGCTCTGCCACGTGGAGGGCGGCGAGGCGAAGAACCTCGCGCCCCTGAGCAAGACCCAGGCCCAGTGGGAACGCTTCTTCAAGAACTCCAAGAAGATCGGCGCCTGTGTCGAGCGGGTGGAGCAGAAAAGCGGGACCAAGCTCAGTGAAGAGGACCTGAGGAACATGTCGTTCTTCCTGGTTTCCCATGCCGCCGATTCGGACCAGCCAGAGACCTGCGGAGAGTAG
- a CDS encoding ExbD/TolR family protein, with protein MMAGPGRSGPRTALAEINVTPLVDVMLVLLIIFMVSAPMLTRGIDISLPQAVSAEAIEEERVTIQIDRAGQYYVAGSPVVDDLLIEEVRRRGGDRPNAAVFLEADAAVAYGRVLAAMDALRTAGISRVSMVTEPIVGPPAANPSRGSAAGRR; from the coding sequence ATGATGGCCGGCCCCGGCCGATCGGGCCCCCGAACCGCACTGGCCGAAATCAATGTCACCCCGCTGGTGGACGTGATGCTGGTGCTGCTGATCATCTTCATGGTCTCGGCGCCCATGCTGACCCGCGGTATCGACATCAGCCTGCCCCAGGCCGTCTCCGCCGAAGCCATCGAAGAAGAGCGGGTGACGATCCAGATCGACCGGGCCGGCCAATACTACGTGGCGGGCTCTCCGGTGGTGGACGACCTGCTGATCGAGGAAGTCCGCCGGCGGGGCGGTGACCGCCCGAACGCCGCCGTCTTCCTCGAGGCGGATGCGGCCGTGGCCTACGGACGCGTGCTCGCCGCGATGGACGCTCTGCGCACGGCGGGCATCTCCCGGGTCTCGATGGTCACCGAGCCGATCGTGGGCCCGCCGGCCGCCAATCCCTCTCGAGGAAGCGCCGCCGGTCGCCGATGA
- a CDS encoding DUF3373 family protein, whose product MKRSVSLLLALALPWGFGPSLAAEDGTARKIEELEKQIQQLKELIEDEEIPARLDQVERKSAMDRLLFTGELRIAADSIDGTQPAYYNGMMLQKGLVDTLFYTQTSPYGSPVYDPAWDPADPQSIYQLLEQNVAANYGEYLYFTSRLGFDDLKQAVGGFPPDEVAALMELLTPGTYVPARDYTNDIMYTTRLRMNMQAEISPNLKFHGRLTMYKVWGDSTGVQVFNGQPNTMNVDGTTVGVPGSDLVHVDRAFFSWNHIGGTGFYLSLGRRPSTAGPPLEIREGRLRGGTPTGHVVDYQFDGATLGWVVGNKWNSVLRFCYGVGYESGFGNGEQLQAPADRLKDVNLGGLNIDVFSSPRMFVQATAFRAFDVTDGFNALIVMPVDPVTGNPAPGPAVMRMTPSANLGDLDLLALLVERHDGPVHWFVSMASVSSDPKNVTTPFGGLFSDPFETPQSHSGSSVYAGFRWDLPNGSTQLGVEYNHGSKYWFNFTHAADDIVLSKLATRGDVWEFYWNQELASRARLRLSVLDYKYDYSGSGWHVGAPKDLSATPILGFPTYDDVLNVRLALTIKY is encoded by the coding sequence ATGAAACGAAGCGTATCTCTGCTGCTCGCACTGGCCCTGCCATGGGGCTTCGGCCCGAGTCTCGCCGCCGAAGACGGGACGGCCCGCAAGATCGAGGAACTGGAAAAGCAGATTCAGCAGCTCAAGGAGTTGATCGAGGACGAGGAAATCCCGGCGCGCCTGGACCAGGTGGAGCGGAAGAGCGCCATGGATCGCCTGCTCTTCACGGGCGAACTGCGCATCGCCGCCGATTCCATCGACGGCACTCAGCCGGCCTATTACAACGGCATGATGCTGCAGAAGGGGCTGGTGGATACCCTGTTCTACACCCAGACCAGCCCCTACGGATCGCCGGTCTACGACCCGGCCTGGGATCCCGCCGATCCCCAGTCGATCTACCAACTGCTCGAACAGAATGTCGCCGCCAACTATGGCGAGTATCTCTACTTCACCAGCCGCCTGGGTTTCGATGACCTCAAGCAGGCGGTGGGCGGTTTTCCGCCCGACGAGGTCGCCGCGCTGATGGAGCTTCTGACTCCGGGGACCTACGTCCCGGCTCGGGACTACACCAATGACATCATGTACACCACCCGCCTGCGGATGAACATGCAGGCCGAAATCAGCCCGAATCTCAAGTTCCACGGCCGGCTGACCATGTACAAGGTCTGGGGTGACAGCACCGGGGTGCAGGTCTTCAACGGCCAGCCCAACACGATGAACGTGGATGGCACCACCGTCGGGGTTCCGGGAAGCGACCTGGTGCACGTGGACCGGGCCTTCTTCTCCTGGAACCACATCGGGGGCACCGGGTTCTATCTTTCCCTGGGCAGGCGGCCTTCCACGGCGGGCCCGCCGCTGGAAATTCGAGAGGGCCGGCTGCGGGGTGGCACACCGACCGGCCACGTGGTGGATTACCAGTTCGACGGGGCTACCCTCGGCTGGGTGGTCGGCAACAAGTGGAACAGCGTTCTGCGCTTCTGCTACGGCGTGGGTTACGAGAGCGGTTTCGGCAACGGTGAGCAACTCCAGGCCCCGGCCGACAGGCTCAAGGATGTCAACCTCGGTGGACTCAACATCGACGTGTTCAGCTCGCCGCGGATGTTCGTCCAGGCCACGGCGTTTCGGGCGTTCGACGTCACCGACGGTTTCAACGCCCTGATCGTCATGCCGGTCGATCCGGTCACCGGCAACCCGGCTCCCGGTCCGGCCGTGATGCGCATGACTCCCAGTGCCAACCTGGGTGATCTGGATCTGCTGGCCCTGCTCGTCGAGCGCCACGACGGCCCCGTGCACTGGTTCGTTTCCATGGCCAGCGTCTCTTCCGATCCGAAGAACGTCACGACGCCCTTCGGTGGTCTTTTCAGCGACCCCTTCGAGACGCCGCAAAGTCATAGCGGTTCGTCGGTCTATGCCGGTTTCCGCTGGGATCTGCCCAACGGTTCGACCCAGCTCGGTGTGGAGTACAACCACGGTTCCAAGTACTGGTTCAACTTCACCCACGCCGCGGACGACATCGTGCTTTCCAAGCTGGCCACCCGCGGCGATGTCTGGGAGTTCTACTGGAACCAGGAGCTGGCAAGCCGGGCCCGGCTGCGATTGTCGGTGCTCGACTACAAGTACGACTATTCCGGCTCCGGCTGGCACGTGGGCGCTCCGAAGGATCTTTCGGCCACGCCGATACTGGGTTTTCCCACGTACGACGATGTGCTCAACGTCCGGCTGGCGCTGACCATCAAATACTAG